One stretch of Tachysurus fulvidraco isolate hzauxx_2018 chromosome 12, HZAU_PFXX_2.0, whole genome shotgun sequence DNA includes these proteins:
- the LOC113651434 gene encoding ATPase inhibitor B, mitochondrial-like, whose protein sequence is MVRFFKLRNLKNIYNTYIRMSSDQLGELGKGAGKGGGGGGAIRDAGGAFGKRQAAEEEMYFRKKEQEQIAALRQHHKEEIDIHQKEIKRLQDEITRHEGKIEQLKKHEKK, encoded by the exons ATGGTGAGGTTTTTCAAGCTGAGGAATCTAAAAAACATCTATAACACATATATCAGGATGTCGTCTGACCAG CTGGGAGAGCTGGGGAAAGGTGCAGggaagggaggaggaggaggaggagcaatCAGAGACGCAGGAGGAGCTTTCGGGAAGAGGCAGGCCGCAGAGGAAGAGATGTACTTCAG GAAAAAGGAGCAGGAACAGATCGCTGCTCTGAGACAACATCATAAAGAAGAAATCGACATCCACCAGAAGGAAATCAAACGTCTTCAGGATGAGATCACACGCCATGAGGGCAAAATTGAACAGTTAAAAAAGCATGAGAAAAAATAG
- the rpl13a gene encoding 60S ribosomal protein L13a, with product MADRFHKVLLIDGRGHLLGRLAAIVAKQVLLGHKVVVVRCEGINISGNFYRNKLKYLAFLRKRMNTNPSRGPYHFRAPSRIFWRTVRGMLPHKTKRGQAALERLKVFDGIPPPYDKRKRVVVPAALKIVRLKPTRKFALLGRLAHEVGWKYQAITATLEERRKEKARMHYNKKKVQIKLSKVAEKNVESKIAKYTAVLKQYGVLV from the exons ATGGCGGACCGGTTCCATAAG GTTCTGCTTATTGATGGCCGAGGCCATCTCCTCGGTCGTCTTGCCGCTATTGTGGCCAAGCAAGTGCTGCTTG GCCATAAAGTTGTTGTTGTGAGATGTGAGGGCATCAACATCTCTGGCAACTTCTACCGTAACAAAT TGAAGTATTTGGCTTTCCTGCGTAAGAGGATGAACACAAACCCCTCTCGTGGTCCATACCACTTCAGAGCTCCCAGCAGGATCTTCTGGAGGACAGTCAGAG GCATGCTTCCCCACAAAACCAAGCGTGGTCAGGCTGCACTAGAAAGGCTGAAGGTGTTCGATGGAATTCCTCCTCCCTACGACAAG AGAAAGCGTGTGGTGGTTCCAGCAGCATTGAAAATTGTGCGCCTGAAGCCAACTCGCAAG ttTGCCCTGCTGGGTCGCCTGGCACACGAGGTGGGTTGGAAGTACCAGGCCATCACCGCCACGCTCGAGGAGCGCCGCAAAGAGAAGGCCAGGATGCACTACAACAAGAAGAAAGTGCAGATCAAGCTGTCCAAGGTGGCAGAGAAGAACGTAGAAAGCAAGATTGCAAAATACACCGCTGTACTCAAACAGTACGGTGTCCTGGTCTGA